In Lodderomyces elongisporus chromosome 2, complete sequence, the following proteins share a genomic window:
- the ECM33 gene encoding 3-prime end of ExtraCellular Mutant protein — MQLKNILAISAIAGLASAANNSTLTTATPSVKSDCSFSSFTATNSAQVASVAACETAVGEVTINGDAFGTVELTGLEQLYGDLSILNATQATTVNAPTLQLVSGALEINANTILANLNLAQLTTVGTFNLNALPALESTGLTAGLTSAEEIIISDTGLNQLTGINVYKLKVFNVNNNDDIDTIDSGLQEVTDTIDISYNAEKVDVILNQLSSAKNIILQSINSFQAPNLTVANGSIAFTSSSIEEIKFANLKSIGNSLTINKNDDLEELDFPKLTSIGGALQISDNENLKSLDGFSELETVGGSVNINGSFDNGTFDSLSRVSGGFILKIDGELSCSAFNKLNSNGDVKGDKFQCQDKVTTSSSSSAKSSATGSSSDSTDGSSSGSDSSSSESGSSSSTKASEGASNVGKLASVVAAFAAVGVALI; from the coding sequence aCTCTACTTTGACTACTGCTACCCCATCAGTCAAGAGTGATTGttccttctcctcttttACTGCTACCAACTCAGCTCAAGTtgcctctgttgctgcttgtGAAACCGCTGTTGGTGAAGTTACCATCAATGGTGACGCTTTTGGTACCGTTGAATTGACCGGTTTGGAACAATTGTACGGTGACTTGTCCATCTTGAACGCCACTCAAGCAACTACTGTCAATGCACCAACCTTGCAATTGGTCTCAGGTGCCTTGGAAATCAATGCCAACACCATCTTGGCCAACTTGAACTTGGCTCAATTGACCACCGTCGGTACCTTCAACTTGAACGCTTTGCCAGCCTTGGAATCTACCGGTTTGACCGCTGGTCTTACTTCGGCCGAAGAAATTATCATCTCAGACACTGGTTTGAACCAATTGACCGGTATCAATGTTTACAAATTGAAGGTGTTCAatgtcaacaacaatgacgATATCGACACCATCGACTCAGGATTGCAAGAAGTCACCGACACCATCGACATTTCATACAATGCCGAAAAAGTTGACGTTATCTTGAACCAATTGAGCTCAGCAAAGAATATCATCTTGCAATCCATCAACTCATTCCAAGCACCAAACTTGACCGTTGCCAATGGTTCCATTGCATTCACCTCATCCtcaattgaagaaatcaaGTTTGCAAACTTGAAGTCCATTGGAAACTCATTGACCATCAACAAGAATGACGACTTGGAAGAACTTGACTTCCCTAAATTGACCTCCATCGGTGGTGCTTTGCAAATCTCTGACAATGAAAACTTGAAATCATTGGATGGTTTCTCTGAATTGGAGACCGTTGGTGGTTCAGTTAACATTAACGGTTCTTTTGACAATGGTACCTTTGACTCCTTGTCAAGAGTCTCTGGTGGTTTCATCTTGAAGATTGACGGTGAATTGTCATGTTCCGCATTCAACAAGTTGAACTCCAACGGTGACGTTAAGGGTGACAAATTCCAATGTCAAGATAAAGTCACCACctcatcatcctcatccgCTAAATCAAGCGCTACTGGCTCATCATCAGACTCAACCGATGGCTCATCATCTGGATCCGACTCTAGCTCATCCGAATCTGGATCAAGCTCATCCACCAAGGCATCTGAAGGTGCTTCAAACGTTGGCAAATTGGCTTCTGTTGTTGCCGCTTTTGCTGCTGTCGGTGTTGCATTGATTTAA